One window of the Populus trichocarpa isolate Nisqually-1 chromosome 9, P.trichocarpa_v4.1, whole genome shotgun sequence genome contains the following:
- the LOC18102036 gene encoding uncharacterized protein LOC18102036 has translation MRHVINLTVSEVLFVPAIEELIIITRGLILLEGEDEFMFACAHCCLGIMESTFRHGNDWAFVLIAAHGKGFGQASHDARQLFERQGMEPIVDSDITQLNLLPHRSMRWFYLRYCCGCLDCQRTSNLNCHSLAPVFFNWIPHGLSWHCPDNSFFSSVTVAIIDCLNKTIKDNQSRIKPSVPTTRVNS, from the exons ATGAGGCATGTCATTAATTTGACAGTCAGTGAG GTTCTATTTGTGCCTGCTATTGAAGAATTGATAATCATCACTCGGGGTTTGATTTTGCTTGAGGGAGAGGATGAGTTCATGTTTGCTTGTGCTCATTGCTGTCTTGGAATTATGGAGTCTACTTTCAGACATGGCAATGATTGGGCCTTTGTACTG ATAGCTGCACATGGAAAAGGATTTGGGCAGGCATCACATGACGCCAGACAACTCTTTGAAAGACAAGGGATGGAACCCATTGTTGACTCAGACATAACCCAGCTCAATTTGCTTCCTCACAGGAGTATGCGTTGGTTCTATTTGCGATATTGTTGTGGTTGCTTGGACTGCCAAAGGACATCAAACCTTAACTGCCACTCTCTCGCTCCTGTCTTTTTTAACTGGATACCCCATG GATTGTCATGGCATTGTCCTGAtaacagttttttttcctcGGTTACGGTCGCGATAATAGATTGTTTGAATAAAACCATCAAAGATAATCAAAGCAGGATAAAACCCAGCGTTCCCACAACTCGAGTCAATTCCTGA
- the LOC7467352 gene encoding putative disease resistance RPP13-like protein 1: protein MFKRNNSQLIKASKQNMTTHRQGKSICCCLLKPPSSDMDTKNEEISTRSRDLRNSTCGEIRYHRSGGKITPTTSILDGSNVYGREKDIEVVLGWLLKGEAAINGRVFVVAIGGKEGVGKTTLAQLVYNDDTVVTAFDLRAWVFDNSKDFDVVSITRTILLSVTDACNFSDNLDLLQVKLREKLSGKSCLIVLDHVCDLDSERWDLLCQPFAGSEVKIVVTTRNNSVPPIMAAMISTHQLEVLSDVDCLSMLVDHAKAKSNFDTDPKLQAIMEKIARKCKGLPRAAKHFGGRLLSTHYTEWEKI, encoded by the exons atgttCAAGAGAAACAACTCTCAGTTGATCAAAGcttcaaaacaaaacatgacCACACACCGTCAAGGGAAATCGATCTGTTGCTGTTTGTTGAAACCGCCAAGTTCTGATATGGATACCAAGAATGAGGAAATTAGTACAAGATCAAGAGATTTGAGAAACAGTACTTGTGGAGAGATCAGGTATCATAGATCAGGAGGGAAAATAACCCCTACAACTTCTATACTTGATGGATCTAATGTTTATGGCAGAGAGAAGGACATAGAGGTCGTTCTTGGATGGTTACTGAAGGGAGAAGCAGCTATCAATGGTAGGGTTTTTGTGGTAGCTATAGGTGGCAAGGAAGGGGTTGGCAAGACCACTCTAGCTCAGCTTGTGTACAATGATGACACAGTGGTCACCGCTTTCGATTTGAGAGCTTGGGTTTTTGATAATTCAAAAGACTTTGATGTTGTGAGCATAACAAGAACAATCCTGCTGAGCGTTACTGACGCTTGCAATTTTAGTGATAATTTGGATTTGCTTCAG GTGAAGCTAAGAGAGAAACTTTCTGGAAAGAGCTGTTTAATTGTGCTAGATCATGTTTGCGATCTGGACTCTGAACGATGGGATCTTCTATGCCAACCCTTTGCCGGCTCTGAAGTTAAAATAGTTGTGACCACGCGAAACAACAGCGTCCCACCAATCATGGCTGCCATGATCTCCACTCACCAACTAGAGGTGTTATCAGATGTCGATTGTCTGTCAATGCTTGTAGACCATGCGAAggcaaaatcaaattttgacaCAGACCCAAAGCTTCAAGCAATTATGGAAAAAATAGCCAGAAAATGTAAAGGCTTACCACGGGCTGCAAAACATTTTGGGGGCAGGCTGCTTTCTACTCACTATACCGAATGGGAGAAGATATAA